A part of Liolophura sinensis isolate JHLJ2023 chromosome 1, CUHK_Ljap_v2, whole genome shotgun sequence genomic DNA contains:
- the LOC135461300 gene encoding glutathione S-transferase 1-like — MPAKYRLTYFNSRGRGEVIRLIFKVADEEFEDRRMTAEDWSSIKSETPFGQVPMLEVDGKVLAQSNTICRYLAREFGLAGKDVFEQARVDMFVDLVEDLLRPMVQILYEKDEIRKEEIKEKYAKETAPTILSQFEKHLAKNPSGFLVGDSLTWADLHFMNWLEKNWVGGKLPVETWNRFPKIKEHNKMVASLPRVKEWLETRPKTEL; from the exons ATGCCAGCCAAGTACCGACTGACATACTTCAATTCTCGCGGAAGAGGAGAAGTTATACGTCTGATCTTCAAAGTCGCTGATGAGGAATTCGAAGACAGGCGCATGACAGCTGAGGACTGGAGCAGCATCAAGTCAG AGACACCCTTTGGTCAGGTCCCCATGCTGGAAGTTGATGGGAAAGTGCTGGCACAAAGCAACACAATATGCAGATACTTGGCTCGAGAATTTG GACTTGCCGGCAAAGATGTCTTCGAGCAGGCTAGAGTGGACATGTTTGTGGATTTGGTGGAGGACTTACTTAGGCCTATGGTGCAGATTCTATACGAGAAGGATGAAATCAGAAAA GAGGAGATCAAAGAGAAATACGCTAAGGAGACGGCGCCCACAATCCTGTCACAGTTTGAAAAGCACTTGGCCAAAAATCCCTCGGGCTTTCTGGTGGGAGATTCG CTCACGTGGGCTGATCTGCACTTCATGAACTGGTTGGAGAAGAATTGGGTGGGAGGAAAACTTCCAGTTGAGACTTGGAACCGCTTCCCGAAGATCAAAGAACACAACAAGATGGTGGCCTCTCTACCTCGTGTTAAGGAATGGCTGGAGACTCGACCGAAAACCGAACTGTAA